Genomic DNA from Streptomyces sp. NBC_01571:
GATGGCGTCCGCGAACGGGCGTCGAGCGGCCGCGGCCGGGGCGTACAGGTCGGTCAGGTACTGCGGGACCACCAGGCCCGCGAACGCGCCCGTACCGGCTGCACGCTGCTCGATCTGGTCCCCGCGTTCGACGCGCTCCTCCTGCATGTGGCGGGCAAGGCGGGACTGGGCCTCGTAGTCGCCGAAGAACGCGGACGCCACGTCCCGCTCGAAGCTGGAACCGCGGCGGTCGTGGTCGGGCCGGTAGGTGCGCTCTTCCTGGCCGACGCGGGCGACCTGGTCGTAGGCCGGGGCCCGGTTGGCCGCCGGGGCGGTGCGGGCGGACAGGGCGGCGATCTCGTCCTCGCGGGCCTGCTCGGCGAGCAGCTCCTCGAGGGCGCCCTGGCGCCGGGTGACCTCGGCGTCGGCGGCGTCGCGGGTGGCGACCCGCGCCGTGACGGCGTCCTCGGTCAGGTTCTCGTCGGAGCGCAGCGCGACCAGCGCGTCCTGCTCCTGCTGTCGGGTGGTGATCGCCGTCTCCAGCGCGGTGCGCGCCTGGGCGATCAGGTCGGCGAGAGTCATCTCGTCCTCCTTGTCGATGGAATCCAGACGCCCCGGTCCAGGTCAGACGGCCACCCGAGGCATGGCGCCGGGTGGTCTCGTGCGCGCGAGCGCAGGGCAGTAGCTCCCGCCGGACGGCGGGAAGATCAGGGGTCAGCGGGCGAGCGCGATCTCCAGGAGCGCGCGGGCCCGGCTGTTCGTCGGCGCGGCCGCGGGCTGCCGCAGGCTCGCACCGGTGTAGGGGTTGGCGCCGTAGCCGACGATCGCGACGTCGCCGCGGTGGATGTCGTACCGGTTGATGCGGTACTCGGTGTAGTCCGGGGACCACTGTCCCGACTCGATGCGGAACGCGAAGGACATCTCGTCGATCAGGCCCGAGCGCAGCTTCGGCGCGATGTACGCGACGTCGTGGTCCGTCGGGTCCAGCTGCGGGGCGCGCACGGACAGGCCGTTGGCGTCCTCAGCGAGGAACAGCGTCCCTGTGGTTGTGCGTGCCAGGCGGCGCAGCTGGTCGTGGCCCAGGACGAGAGGCACGTCGAGGTCCGCGCGGGCCAGGGAATCGGTTCCCGCGCCCTCGGTGACGACCTCGGTGTACGGGCCGAACATGTCCCACATCTCGTAGGCCTGCTCGTACACCGACGCGTGGCCAAGGAACTCCAGCGCGCCCGTATCTCCGGCCTCACGCACCTCGACACCGGACAGGGAAGCGCGCACCGTAGCGCGGGATCCTGCCTGCTCGGCGCTGCGGCGCTGTGAGGGCCGGTCGGCGCGCTGGCGCACGTTCTGGGCTCGGGCCGCCGCGGCCGCGGCGCGCGTGTTTGTGGTCATGACGTAGCTCCCGGTACGGCGGTCGTGGGCTGGGCAGGAACGGACCGCGAGCCGAACAGCCGGTCAAACTCGGCGAGCTGCTCCTCGGTGAACGGCGGCCGCTCCTCGATGGCCCGCGCCTCGGACGGGGCCAGCGTGCGCGAATCGATCTGGGTCTTCAGCGTCTGGGCACGAGCCGCAGGATCCATCCGCAGGAGTGCGTCCGTGTTGAGCTTCACGTAGCGCGGATTGGACACCAGCTTCCGGCTGAACGCGTCCTCGCGTCGGCCCACGGCCGGCCCCAAGTGCATGATGAGGAACTGCAAGTTTCTCTGGCTGATGTTGGCGTAGGTGACGCTGCTGCCCGACACCGCGGCGTCGATCAGGTCGCTGGGCACGCCGAAGAACCGGGCGATGTCGCCCATGCCGAACTGGCGGGCTTCGATGAACTGCGCCTGCTGCGCCACGGCCTGGATCGGCTTGTACTCCCAGTCCGAGCCGTGCACGAACACGTCCCCGTTGGAGACAGCCGCCCGGAACGCCTCCTTGGCCTCCCGCGCGTTCTTCTGGTTGATCGTCTTGCCGACGTTCTTCAGCGTGCCCGATGGGATGATGCCGGCCCCGAACCAGTCACGGGCGAACTGCTGCGCGTTCAGGGACTCCTCGATCGTCCACGCCGCATACGCCACCGGGGACAGGCCGAGCGGGAAGCCGGCGACGGTGTACTGCTTCTCGTGCCACACCTCCCACGGGTCGTACTCGGTGCCGCAGATCTTGAACTTTTTGATCTGTGAGCCGTTGGCGCGGACGGTGACTTCGCTCAGCTCCACCAGGTCGATACGGCCGGGCAGCCCGCGCCCGTCCGGGCCGATCACGCCCGTGCGTTCTGTGATCAGGCCGAAGCAGTTCCCGGCCCGGTCCAGGTCGAACTCGGTGGAGTACATCCACTCCTTGATGCCGACTTCCTGCCCGCCTGGGGTGACCAGGACGGGCGGCTTGGGCACCTCCACCTGCAGGCCCTGCACCTTGCGGTACACGTCGATCGGCATCATCGACACCAGGTCGGCCCGTAGCCGCAACGCCGCCCACACCGCGGAATGCCGCAGCGCTGAGTCGTTGGTGACGTGCACGCTCTTGCCGCCGAGCCGTCCCTCGCGGGACAGATTCAGCAGATCCTCGGCGGTGACGATGTTCGCGTCGCGGGTGACGGCGCGTCGCATCCTGTCCAAGATGCCCATACGGCCTCCCTACGCGAACGAATCGCTGACGTCGTAGTCCTCTTCGACCTGCGGGCCCCGGATGAGCAACGCCCAGCGGGCGAACGTGGCCGCGCACAGGGGGCTGATGTCCACCAGCGAGCTGGTGCGGTCGAGCGTCCAGGCGTCGCCGTTGCGGCGCGTCCGGGCCCCGTTCACGGCCGCAGTGAGGGGCACCTGGTCAAGGTGGGCGATGGTGCCCTGATTCATGGCGTCGGCCAGCTGGCCGCACGCCTCGACGATGTCCCCGTTGCGCATCACGGCCAGGTCGCCGCGTTCCGGATGTTCCTTGTCCTTCGGCACGTCGATGCCTGCGGCGATCAGGTCGTCGATGAGCGATCCGGCCGGCGCCCCAGACGACGCGATGGCCACGGCAACCG
This window encodes:
- a CDS encoding HK97 family phage prohead protease, encoding MTTNTRAAAAAARAQNVRQRADRPSQRRSAEQAGSRATVRASLSGVEVREAGDTGALEFLGHASVYEQAYEMWDMFGPYTEVVTEGAGTDSLARADLDVPLVLGHDQLRRLARTTTGTLFLAEDANGLSVRAPQLDPTDHDVAYIAPKLRSGLIDEMSFAFRIESGQWSPDYTEYRINRYDIHRGDVAIVGYGANPYTGASLRQPAAAPTNSRARALLEIALAR
- a CDS encoding phage portal protein, with the translated sequence MGILDRMRRAVTRDANIVTAEDLLNLSREGRLGGKSVHVTNDSALRHSAVWAALRLRADLVSMMPIDVYRKVQGLQVEVPKPPVLVTPGGQEVGIKEWMYSTEFDLDRAGNCFGLITERTGVIGPDGRGLPGRIDLVELSEVTVRANGSQIKKFKICGTEYDPWEVWHEKQYTVAGFPLGLSPVAYAAWTIEESLNAQQFARDWFGAGIIPSGTLKNVGKTINQKNAREAKEAFRAAVSNGDVFVHGSDWEYKPIQAVAQQAQFIEARQFGMGDIARFFGVPSDLIDAAVSGSSVTYANISQRNLQFLIMHLGPAVGRREDAFSRKLVSNPRYVKLNTDALLRMDPAARAQTLKTQIDSRTLAPSEARAIEERPPFTEEQLAEFDRLFGSRSVPAQPTTAVPGATS